CCCGGTCGATGCCAGTGCGGATGCCGATGCGCCCGTACCCAGCCTGCGCCAGCTGGCCGCCCTGCCCGGCAAGGCCGGTGCGGACGCACGCGCACGCATCGAGCAGCTGCAGGACCTGGCCCACCGCGCCGGGCAGTTCTCGCTGATGGAATACGGGTTCCTGTTCTATCGCTCCCGCAAACTGCTCTCCATCGGCTACAACGTAGACGACCACCGCCTGGACAACAGCTTCTACGACCTGCTGGCTTCCGAAGCACGGCTGTGCGCCTTCGTGGCCATCGCCCAGGGGGAGCTGACGCAGGAGAGCTGGTTCGCCCTTGGCCGCCTGCTTACCGAGGTCAACGGCACGCCGACGCTGCTGTCGTGGAGTGGCTCGATGTTCGAGTACCTCATGCCGCAGCTGGTGATGCCCAGCTACCCGGACACCCTGCTCGACCAGACCGCGCGGCACGCGGTGGAAGCGCAGATCGTCTACGGCCGCAGCCTGAACCTGCCATGGGGCGTGTCCGAGTCCGGCTACAACGCCGTGGATGCGCGCCTGAACTACCAGTACCGCGCGTTCGGCGTGCCGGGGTTGGGGCTCAAGCGCGGCCTGGGCCAGGATCGGGTCATCGCGCCCTACGCAAGCATGATGGCGCTGATGGTGGCGCCGGAAGCAGCCTGCCAGAACCTGCAGGCGCTGGAAGGATTGGGCTTCGCCGGGCGCTTCGGCATGTACGAAGCGATCGACTACACCCCCGCCCGGGTGCCGCCGGGGCACGACCACGTGCTGCTGCGTTCGTTCATGGCCCACCACCAGGGCATGGGCCTGCTGTCGCTGGATTACCTGTTGCGCGACCAGCCGATGCAGCGCCGCTTCGTGGCCGATGTCGAGTTCCAGGCCACGCTGCTGCTGCTGCAGGAGCGCATCCCGCGCATCGGCGTGTTCCATCCGCATGAGGTCGAAGCGCTGGGCGAGCACGCCGACATGGCGCACCACGAGACTGCACTGCGCGTGCTGCGCAAACCTGGCGGACCGCGCCCCGAAGTGCAGCTGCTGTCCAACGGTCGCTACCACGGCATGCTCACCCATGCCGGCGGCGGCTACAGCCGCCACGGCGACCTGTCGCTCACGCGCTGGCGCGAGGACGGTACCACCGATGCCTGGGGCACGTTCTGCTACCTGCGCGACGTGGACAGCGGCGACTTCTGGTCGGCCGCCTACCAGCCCACCTGCGTGCCGCTGGACAACTACGAGGCCATCTTTACCGACGCCAAGGCCGAATTCCGTGGCGCGCTGCATGGCTGCGAGAGCCACCTGCAGGTGGCCATCTCCGCCGAGGACGACATCGAACTCCGGCGCCTGCGCCTGACCAACCGCAGCCGTCGCACGCGCACCGTGGAAATCACCACCTATGCCGAAGTGGTGCTGGCACCGGCGGCTGCGGACGATGCGCACCCGGCCTTCAGCAACCTGTTCGTGCAGAGCGAGATCGTGGCCGCCAAGCAGGCCGTACTGTGCACGCGGCGGCCGCGCTCGCACGACGAAGTGCCACCGTGGATGTTCCATCTGGTCGCCGTGCATGACGCCGACGTGGCGTCGATCTCCTACGAAACCGACCGGGCGCGCTTCCTCGGGCGCGGCAACACGCCGCGCACGCCGCAGGCATTGACCACCGACACCGACCTCTCCGGTTCGGACGGCTCGGTGCTCGACCCGATCGTGGCCATCCGTGTGCGCGTGGTGCTGGAGCCTGAGCAGACCGTGCAGCTGGACATGGTCTATGGCATCGGTGCCGACCGTCCCGGTTGCGAGGCCTTGCTGGACAAATACCGTGACCGCCGTCTGGCCGACCGCGTCTTCGACCTGGCCTGGACACACAGCCAGGTGGTACGCCGGCAGATCAATGCCACCCAGGCCGAGGCGCAGCTCTATGAGCGCCTGGCCAGCCACGTGCTGTATGCCAATCCACTGCTGCGCGCGGGCGCAAGCGTGCTCCAGCAGAACCAGCGCGGACAATCCGGGCTGTGGGGCCATGCCATCTCGGGCGACCTGCCCATCGTGCTGCTCAAGGTTACCGACGCAGAGAACGTGGAGCTGGTCCGGCAGCTGGTGCAGGCGCATGCCTATTGGCGCCAGAAGGGCCTCAACACCGACCTGGTGATCTGGAACGACAGCAAGGCCGGCTACCGGCAGGAGCTGCAAGACCAGATCCTGGGCATGGTGGCCGCCAGTTCGGAGACAGGCCTGCTTGATCGCCCCGGCGGCATTTTCGTGCGGCCGGTGCAGAACATGACCCACGAAGACCGCATCCTGTTGCAGGCCGTAGCGCGTGCGGTGATCAGTGACGAGGATGGCACCCTGGTGGCGCAGGTGGGGCGCCAAGCCACCCCCGCGAAACGGATTCCGGCGTTGGTGCCGCAGGCGGTGCAGGAGGAACTGGCACTCTCGATGGAGCAGACGACAGGGTTGCCCATCATCGCCGAGCCGGGTCCAGAGCCCGGCCTGCCCCCGCCCCCGGCGCACGACGAAGACATGGACGACCCGTGGCCGTTCCTGCCCTACCGTGGCGCCGGCCAGTTCGACAACGGCACCGGCAGCTTCAGCGAGGACGGCCGCGAATACGTGGTGGTGCTGCGCGAAGGCGCGCCGACCCCGGCACCGTGGGCCAACGTGATCGCCAATGCCCGCCTGGGCACGGTGGTCAGCGAGAGCGCGCCGGGCTACACCTGGTTCGAGAACGCGCACGAATTCCGTTTGACGCCTTGGCTCAATGACCCGGTGTCCGACACCGGCGGCGAAGCCTTCTACGTGCGCGACGAGGATACCGGCCGCGTCTGGTCGCCGATGCCGCTGCCGCGCCGGGGCACCGGGGCGTACCGTACGCGTCACGGATTCGGCTACACGGTGTACGAACACTTCGAGGACGGCATCGTCAGCGAGCTGTGGGTGTTCGTCGACGTCGCCGCGCCGCTGAAGTACTCAGTGCTGCGGCTGCACAACCTCTCGGGCAGGCCGAGGCGGCTGTCGGCCATCGGTTATGTGGAATGGGTGATGGGTGACCTGCGCGCGAAGTCGCGCATGCACGTGGTCACCGAACGCGACCCGCAGACCGGCGCGCTGCTGGCGCGCAACACCTACAGCACCGATTTCGGCGGCCGCATGGCCTTCTTCGATACCGATGCGGAGGGCTGCGGCTGGACCTGCGACCGCCTGGAGTTCATCGGCCGCAACGGTGGCCTGCATGCACCGGCGGCGCTGCGTCGCGAGCGCCTGGGTGGGCGTTCCGGCGCCGGGCTGGACCCCTGCGCGGCGCTGCAGGTGCCGCTGGAACTGGCGCCGGGCGAGCGCAGTGAAACCACGTTCCGCCTGGGCGCCGGCCGCGACCGCGACGAAACGCTCGCGCTGGTGCGTGGCCGCCAGGGCGCCCACGAGGCCAACGATGCGCTGGACGCCGTACGCATCCACTGGCGCCACGTGCTGGCCAGCGTGCAGGTGCGCACCCCGGACCCGGCGCTGGACGCGCTGGCCAATGGCTGGCTGGTCTACCAGACCCTGGGCAGCCGCTATCTGGCGCGCAGTGGCTACTACCAGTCCGGCGGCGCGTTTGGTTTCCGTGACCAGCTGCAGGATGTGCTCGCACTCATCCACGCCCGGCCGGATCTGGCCCGCGAACACCTGTTGCTGTGCGCTGCCCACCAGTTCGCCGAAGGCGATGTGATGCACTGGTGGCACCCGCCGCAGGGGCGTGGCGTGCGCACCCGGTGCTCGGACGACTATCTCTGGCTACCCCAGGGCGCATGCCGCTATCTGGAGGTCACCGGCGACGCCACCGTGCTGGACGAAATGGTCGGCTTCATCGAAGGCCGCGCAGTCACACTGGAAGAGGAAAGCTACTACGACATGCCGACCCCTTCGGCACTGCGTGGCACGATGTATGCGCATTGCGTGCTCGCGCTCGAGCGCGGTTGCCGGTTGCTCGGCGAACGCGGTATTCCCTTGATGGGCAGCGGCGACTGGAACGACGGCATGAACCGGGTCGGCGACCAGCAGCGCGGCGAGAGCGTGTGGCTGGGCTTCTTCCTGCATGACACGCTGCGCCGCTTCATCGCCCTGGCCAATGCGCGTGGCGATGAACATCGTGCGCACTGGTGCCAGGAGCAGGCCGACACCCTGCGCCAGAACCTCGAACAGCATGCCTGGGACGGGGAATGGTATCGCCGCGCCTGGTTCGACAACGGCACGCCGTTGGGCTCGAAACAGAGCGAGGAATGCCGTATCGATTCGATCTCCCAAAGCTGGTCGGTGCTCTCCGGCGTTGCCGCGCCCGAGCGTGCCCAGCAGGCGCTGGATTCGCTGTATACGCACCTGGTGCGAAAGGACGCCCAGCTGATCCAGCTGCTGGACCCGCCCTTCGACAAGACGTCGGAAGACCCGGGCTACATTCGGGGTTACGTACCCGGCGTGCGCGAGAACGGTGGCCAGTACACCCACGCAGCCGTGTGGGCAGCGATGGCCTTTGCACACCAGGGCGATGCGGCCCGAGCCTGGGAGTTGGCTGGCATGATCAACCCCTTGAACCACGCACTGGACCCGGAAGCGGTCCAGACCTACCGCGTTGAACCCTATGTGTTGGCGGCCGATGTGTACGCGGTATCGCCGCACGTGGGCCGAGGCGGATGGACCTGGTACACCGGTTCGGCCGGTTGGATGTATCGCCTGCTGGTCGAATCCCTGCTCGGCATCCGCCGCCAGGGCGACCGGCTGTCGCTTGCACCGTGCCTTCCTGACCACTGGCCGTCGTTCGAACTGAGCTACCGGTTCGGCCGCAGCCGCTACGAGTTCGTGGTGACCCGAACTGCGCGGGGGCAGCCCACCCTGCATGTGGATGACGTGCTGCAGCCGGACCTGACCGTCCAGCTCCGCGACGATGGTCACCACTACCGTGTGGCGCTTGAAATGGAGGCGCCGCCGGGATGAGCCTGCGACCCGAGATCCAGGAACGGCTGGATGCGCTGGATGAGATGCTGGCGCAATGGTTGGCGCACACGCGCCATCCGGCGCAGTTCTGGCCGCAGTTTGAACAGCTTGCAGCGGAGATTCTCGACCAATGTGCGGACACGGAAAGGAGCGAGATGTGCGCGCGCATTAAAGCCATGCTCAAGGGCCACGCGCTGGAGCTTCCGCCGTGGCATGAACGGGGCGACAGCCCGCCGCCCGAACAGTGACGCGCAGCGGGCTGTGTAGAACACTTCACAGGCCTGCGCGCGGAGCTCACGGGAAGGGGCATAGGTTCGGTGCTTCACTCAGCACCCACCCGGAGCACCCTAATGGCGATCAAGACCGCAGAAGACCTGTTCATCCACGAGCTGTCGGACATCTGCAGCGCCGAAAAGCAGCTCACCAAGGCATTGCCGCGCTTGGCCCGTGCAGCGACGAATCCGGACCTGGCGGCCGCGTTCGAAACCCACCTGGAGGAAACCCAGGGCCAGATCGAGCGCATCGACAAGGTGGTGGAACTGCTCGGCATCCGGCTCAAGCGCATCAAGTGCGCTGCCATGGAAGGGCTGGTGGAGGAAGGCAAGGAGGCCATCGACAGCATCGAGGAAGGCCCCGTGCGCGATGCCGCCCTGATCGGCGGCGCCCAGAAGGTTGAGCACTACGAGATCGCGTCCTATGGCACGATCGCCGCGCTCGCCAAGCAGCTTGGGTATAAGGACGCGCTGCCGCTGCTGCTGGAAACCCTTGCGGAAGAAAAGGCAACCGACGAGAAGCTGACGATGATCGCCAAGTCCGGGGGCAACGCCAAGGCCGCGCAGGCGGCCTGAAGCGGAAGTGCATCACCAGGGAGCGGCCTGACTGGCCGCTCCGCAATGCTGTTCACTTCATTGACTGCGGGCGCGGCGCAAAACCCACATTCCCGCTGGCCACAGCAGCAGGTGTGCAGCGGCGGAGATGGCAACTGCCAGCAGCCCGAACAGCGTGGGCAGAATGGAACCGAAGACGAAGGTCATACCCAGCACGAAGCCGAACAGGTACTCGGCCCGATAAGTGGGAAACACCAGTCCAGAGAGCAACACGCCCAGGAACACCGCTCCCGCGGCCGACTCGCTGCCGGCGACGAAAGCCACCGACAGCGCGGAACCTGCAGCCAGCGCGCCAAGCAAGCCTGCCAGCGCCTTCCGTGCCGCCGAAGGTGCCGCCGACGCCCTGCGCGCGACGACGCTGCCGGCGAGCCAGCCCAGTACAGGCAACACCAGCAGGCCCCATGCACTGGAAATCGTCGGCAGGTCAGCTCGGTTAAGTAAATGGTGGCTGCGGATGCCGTCGTGAGTGTATTCCCAACCAAGGTGCGCGGCGGCCGCGATGACAGCCAAGCCGAGAGCGGCGACGGGAAGCAAGCGGTATGTGTGGTTTGCCAATGTTTTTCCTTGCCCTTGGATAATTGGCGTCAACGACTGCCTGACTCAGTTGTCCGGGTTCACACTCAGCTCTGCCCTGCTCTGGCGCAGCTTCTGGACACGAAGTTGATGCGCCTTTTCTGTCCTGAACTTGAAAAAGAAGTAAGTAGCAACCAAGGCGATGATGAGCGGTGGCGTGATGTTGCGACCGAGGGCGTATCCCATCTGGAATGAATCGAGGGTGGAATTCCACGACAGGTAGATGTTCCAGATTGCGAAGGCTGCAAACAGTGCAAGGTAGAGGCCTGCGCCGTTGAACACCAATCGGCGCGCCATCATGTTGATGACCTTGCCAATACCCAGGCATACGAAAAGGACGATAGCGAAACCGATCAATTCCATCGACTTCCCCTGCGCGGTCAAGTTACTGAAACAGGACGAGCCGCGACGCGGCGTCGACTCTCATGAACTACCAAGGAAACACGCTACGGCAGGATCCCCCCGGCCGATGCCCGATCTTAGAGCAGCTGCGACCGGCCAACAAGCGAGGGCAGATCACCCGCTCCAAGTGCCAATCTCAAGCCGTTACTCAGGCGACATCAACGTAACAACCCCCGGTCCCAATAGGGCTCAGGCCCAATACGCTCCACCAGCCAGTCGATGAAGACCCGCAACTTGGGCGCCAGTTCGCGTGCGCTAGGGTAGCGCACGCTCGCTTCATGGCATCACTGGAGCCGTTCCTGGCTGCCGAGCCGTTCGTCATCCCTGTCCCAAACTGCAGCAGATCTGGCTGACCCAGTTCCGCGTAGCTGCATCAGCTTGAACGCATTCCCGGACCTATCCTCCGGTTCACGCCCGTTGGGCCGGATCCTACTTCAACATATCCAACAATTCTTTGTCTTCATGAGGCTGCGCCCACGTCGACAGCCAGCAGAAGCTAACCCCACTGCGCATGGCGGCAGTTTGGAACGCAGCGAGCCCTTCCTTAGTGATCGGGTACTCGACCGGATCAAAGTGGAGAAGCGCCCACGGCCTGACGAATGAGAAGCCGGTCTTGAGCTCCGAGAAGATTGCTTTGAGCTCAACCCGGATGGCGGAGAATTCCTTGGTCGGACCCGCTCGATTGCCAAGGGCGTAGCACTGGCGATGAATAGCTCTGTCTCCACCGACGGCGCGGGCAGTGAAGTGGTCTTGGTGCACCTGGACATAGAACAACTGACGGCGAAACATCCTCATCCCCTGACCAACCCCGGATTCAAGCCGAGCCGCAAAGCTCATCTGCTGCGAGCCTAGTTCAGCTGCCGGTGCCTCTACAACTGGCCCGACCGACAGACCTTCCTCATCCCCTGCCCCGCTGGGCTCAGACTTCACCCCCGCCACACACAGGCACCATCAGCCGCCCATGCGTGCGGGTCAAGCTCGCTGCTGATCACCAACAACTGAATCGATGTCTTCCATTGCCGCCCATGCCTCGGCAGGACTCACAATGTACCTGTGCTGCAACGCGCGGCAACGCGGTTTGTCGCGCTGGACCGCGGTTCCTTTCGTTGCCTTGGCTGTGGGGCCAGATCTGGACTACTTCGCTGTCTGGTTTTTCGACTACGAAGCAGCTCCTCGGTTCAGTCACAGCCTTCTCGTGCCGGTAGGTGCCACGCTTTTGGTCAAACTCACCCTGTCGCGGTTTGTCACCGTGAACCTCAAGCTCAGATGGTTGCTGGCCGCCGGCATGTCCCACCCGCTGCTCGACCTGCTGGTGGGTGCTCACGCTGTTCCGCTGTTCTGGCCTCTCGATGGTGGAGTCAGCATCCCGGCCGGCGTTCTTCCAAGTGCAGGATCGCTGGCGTTCGACAACTTCTATCTCTGGCGGAACCTGCTGATCGAGATGGGCGTTCTTGGTCCAGTATTCATGCTCCTGGTCGCTGTGTCCGCCCGCCTCAGGTTCCGGGAGCTTGAAGGGTGGACGCTGCTTGTCCTTCCGGCCTGGGCCGCATTTCTGACCTGGTCGATTGCGCTGGGGAGATAGCCGGCTGAGATGTTCCTGATGGGCGTCAGTCACTCGATCAAAACAGCAAACGGTGTGGGGCTGAGCGACTGCTCGCGTCTGCGTGCGCTTTGCGGGGCCGCTCACCGCAGCGGTGCCTCCACGCCGCTATAGTCTTCCGGCTATCTCTTCTTCATGACTGAGAAGACAGCACTGATTCGCTGCGCTTTGGTCAGGCTGCATCCATAGACACGGAATTTTCTCAGGGGGAACGTGCTGGTGTGTCCTCGCACTGGCCCGGCCAGTTCAAGTGAGGATTTCGGCGCCGAGGCCT
This is a stretch of genomic DNA from Stenotrophomonas rhizophila. It encodes these proteins:
- a CDS encoding glycoside hydrolase family 94 protein, with the protein product MPHLRRLFGRWLRLRRLVRWRWRERQASAPAIEATEGPLRAALYSVEQMEVYGRALARQHRVRMRPSPERLLERLQANERVLQDANTLLSSVVREQRPVTPAGEWLLDNYYLVEEQIQTARRHLPRGYSRQLPSLATGPSAGLPRVYELSMQAIAHGDGRIDGDTLGRFIASYQSLAPLSLGELWAVPIMLRLALLENLRRMAARVMRDGEDRRLASQWADDLNRAASDTPTDVVLVVADMARSEPPLTGAFIAELTRSLQGRGGAWAMPIAWLEQWAAASGQRIEELVAAEGQQQASDQVSISNSIGSLRFLSTMDWRTFVEDMSVVEQRLREDPMAVYPQMDFGTRDAYRHVVEKIARGSRIAEERVATIALDLARAATPPDGPRTHVGYWLVGEGLHATVDAVADAAPRHRKARRLAHRVPLALYLLPITLLAVLATWGLLATGSGEVPTWLAALLGLLVFSELGIVLVNWTATVLVAPKPLPKLDFSEGIPAACATVVAVPSMLSSTDGIDVLVEALEVRFLANRDPQLRFVLLTDFLDAAEAQLPTDDALLAHAVLRIEGLNQRYASERGDRFYLLHRPRQWNPSEGVWMGHERKRGKLAALNALLRHGDGSAFMCIVGDAEVLRGVRYVITLDSDTQLPRDAARAFVATLAHPLNRPRFDPALQRVVEGYGILQPSVGTSLGRRRTSRFARMFGSEPGIDPYTRMVSDVYQDLFDEGSFVGKGIYDVDAFEHALEGRLPENRILSHDLLEGCYARAGLVSDVRLYEDYPERYAADAKRRARWIRGDWQLLPWLMPWTPRPGSGWERNRLSLLSRGKLLDNLRRSLVPPAALVLLVAGWLYAENPAAWTAWVLALWFAPPLIGMLRDALSVPDDTPLEAHYIKVGRGTLQSLLRAATQIACLPYEALLAGGAVLRTLWRMAITRRHLLQWNPSSEVERRLGGDRGAEWRVMAPGSLLALALVAVVAVLRPQALPLALPFLLAWTFAPALMAWLGRPPAEILAELSGTQRAFLGRLARRTWSFFQAWVREQDHWLPPDNIQEHPALVVARRTSPTNIGLSLLANLSAWDFGYLQQAAVAERTALTFGTLDQLPRHRGHFLNWYDTETLAPLPPRYVSTVDSGNLAGHLLTLRQGLLALVDAPVLAPHTFDGLADTLGVLDEERQRLRAGDAPLAEALNHLRQRLVATRADLPRGAAEALARLQELAGLADTVLAQWPAPVSPQDGDLHWPALFAAECHAACAALADIPVDASADADAPVPSLRQLAALPGKAGADARARIEQLQDLAHRAGQFSLMEYGFLFYRSRKLLSIGYNVDDHRLDNSFYDLLASEARLCAFVAIAQGELTQESWFALGRLLTEVNGTPTLLSWSGSMFEYLMPQLVMPSYPDTLLDQTARHAVEAQIVYGRSLNLPWGVSESGYNAVDARLNYQYRAFGVPGLGLKRGLGQDRVIAPYASMMALMVAPEAACQNLQALEGLGFAGRFGMYEAIDYTPARVPPGHDHVLLRSFMAHHQGMGLLSLDYLLRDQPMQRRFVADVEFQATLLLLQERIPRIGVFHPHEVEALGEHADMAHHETALRVLRKPGGPRPEVQLLSNGRYHGMLTHAGGGYSRHGDLSLTRWREDGTTDAWGTFCYLRDVDSGDFWSAAYQPTCVPLDNYEAIFTDAKAEFRGALHGCESHLQVAISAEDDIELRRLRLTNRSRRTRTVEITTYAEVVLAPAAADDAHPAFSNLFVQSEIVAAKQAVLCTRRPRSHDEVPPWMFHLVAVHDADVASISYETDRARFLGRGNTPRTPQALTTDTDLSGSDGSVLDPIVAIRVRVVLEPEQTVQLDMVYGIGADRPGCEALLDKYRDRRLADRVFDLAWTHSQVVRRQINATQAEAQLYERLASHVLYANPLLRAGASVLQQNQRGQSGLWGHAISGDLPIVLLKVTDAENVELVRQLVQAHAYWRQKGLNTDLVIWNDSKAGYRQELQDQILGMVAASSETGLLDRPGGIFVRPVQNMTHEDRILLQAVARAVISDEDGTLVAQVGRQATPAKRIPALVPQAVQEELALSMEQTTGLPIIAEPGPEPGLPPPPAHDEDMDDPWPFLPYRGAGQFDNGTGSFSEDGREYVVVLREGAPTPAPWANVIANARLGTVVSESAPGYTWFENAHEFRLTPWLNDPVSDTGGEAFYVRDEDTGRVWSPMPLPRRGTGAYRTRHGFGYTVYEHFEDGIVSELWVFVDVAAPLKYSVLRLHNLSGRPRRLSAIGYVEWVMGDLRAKSRMHVVTERDPQTGALLARNTYSTDFGGRMAFFDTDAEGCGWTCDRLEFIGRNGGLHAPAALRRERLGGRSGAGLDPCAALQVPLELAPGERSETTFRLGAGRDRDETLALVRGRQGAHEANDALDAVRIHWRHVLASVQVRTPDPALDALANGWLVYQTLGSRYLARSGYYQSGGAFGFRDQLQDVLALIHARPDLAREHLLLCAAHQFAEGDVMHWWHPPQGRGVRTRCSDDYLWLPQGACRYLEVTGDATVLDEMVGFIEGRAVTLEEESYYDMPTPSALRGTMYAHCVLALERGCRLLGERGIPLMGSGDWNDGMNRVGDQQRGESVWLGFFLHDTLRRFIALANARGDEHRAHWCQEQADTLRQNLEQHAWDGEWYRRAWFDNGTPLGSKQSEECRIDSISQSWSVLSGVAAPERAQQALDSLYTHLVRKDAQLIQLLDPPFDKTSEDPGYIRGYVPGVRENGGQYTHAAVWAAMAFAHQGDAARAWELAGMINPLNHALDPEAVQTYRVEPYVLAADVYAVSPHVGRGGWTWYTGSAGWMYRLLVESLLGIRRQGDRLSLAPCLPDHWPSFELSYRFGRSRYEFVVTRTARGQPTLHVDDVLQPDLTVQLRDDGHHYRVALEMEAPPG
- a CDS encoding ferritin-like domain-containing protein, encoding MAIKTAEDLFIHELSDICSAEKQLTKALPRLARAATNPDLAAAFETHLEETQGQIERIDKVVELLGIRLKRIKCAAMEGLVEEGKEAIDSIEEGPVRDAALIGGAQKVEHYEIASYGTIAALAKQLGYKDALPLLLETLAEEKATDEKLTMIAKSGGNAKAAQAA
- a CDS encoding metal-dependent hydrolase; translation: MSSIAAHASAGLTMYLCCNARQRGLSRWTAVPFVALAVGPDLDYFAVWFFDYEAAPRFSHSLLVPVGATLLVKLTLSRFVTVNLKLRWLLAAGMSHPLLDLLVGAHAVPLFWPLDGGVSIPAGVLPSAGSLAFDNFYLWRNLLIEMGVLGPVFMLLVAVSARLRFRELEGWTLLVLPAWAAFLTWSIALGR